The genome window TAGAAAGGCAAAAGGGAACTTGCTAGTTGAAGATATCAAGGATCCTAAAGAGAAAGAAAAATATTTAGGGAGTTACTATGCAGTGGCAGACTATGAGAAGATAAATCCAGACTTAGGAACCCCTGCAGATCTTACGAAATTAGTAGAAACAGCCCATGAAAACGGAATGTACGTGATCTTGGATTGGGTGGCCAATCACACCGGGTGGGACCATGCATGGATGGAGGAATATCCGGAATTCTACACCAAGGACGAAAATGGGAAGATGATGCATCCAGCTGGAACCGACTGGACCGATACCGCAGATCTTAATTACGACAATCGTGATTTATGGGATGCCATGACCTATGCGATGTCTTTTTGGGTCACAGAATACAATGTGGATGGTTTTAGATGCGATGTAGCTCATGAAGTGCCTACCGAGTTTTGGAACTATGCTACGGCGCAATTACAAGATCAAAAGCCACTATTTATGCTGGCAGAAAGTGAGAAGAAAGATCTTTTTACAGAAGCATTTGATATGGGTTACAATTGGGAAGGACATCACCTTATGAATGAGTTGGCTCAAGGCAAAACTTCCCTTGAAAAATGGGATGCTTATATGAATCGCAATTCTAAGAATTATGAGAAAGATGATATTCTTATGAATTTTATTACCAACCATGATGAGAATTCTTGGAATGGATCTGTAAAAGAACGAATGGGTGCAACAGCAGAAACGATGTTAGCGTTCTCCTATTTGATTCCAGGAATGCCATTGATCTATTCTGGTCAGGAATACGACATGGATTATCGATTAAAGTTTTTTGAAAAAGACACGATTCCTAAGACCAAAGGAAAGACCTGGGAGCTCATGAAGAAATTAGGAGCTCTTAAAGTAAATAACCCAGCCCTAAATGGTGGTAAAGATGCTGCCAGTTACACGAGACTTAAAACGAGCGATGACAGCAGCGTATACGCTATTAAAAGAGAAAAGGATGGCGCGACAGTTTTTTATGTGGCCAATCTTTCTAACGAAAAACTATCGACTACAGTACAAGGATTAAATGGAAGAATAACAGATGCGTTAAGAGGCGGTGCTGTCAATTTTACAGAAGGAAGTAGCTTGGATTTTCCTCCTTACGGCTATCGTATTTTTACTTTAGAAAAATAAAAATCTCTCGACCTATATAGTAAAAAGCCCTCCATTTGGAGGGCTTTTTTGTGTTGAGGTAGAGTCATGCCTAGACAGCATATATAGAAACTTTCTTTTCAAATCTTTTAAATCAGTTATGGGCCTTTTTATTGGATCAACGAGTTTCTTGATATGTAACACTGTTTCCAGAAAGTTAGAGTTCTGTCTTTATTCTTTTATCGGACGAGATTATTATATATTTCCCGATAGAGTTGTATTACTTTCGATTTTCTAAAAACAACAACATGCAAAAGACCTATTACGATCCTAAAGATCTTAAAAAATTTGGAAAAATAACAGAGTGGAGTGAAGAATTAGGAACTAAATTCTTTGACTATTACGCTAAGGTATTTGAAGAAGGCGCTTTAAGCGCAAGAGAAAAATCATTAATGGCGCTGGCTGTTTCTCATGCAGTACATTGTCCCTACTGTATAGATGCTTATACGGGTGACGCCTTAAAAAGAGGAATCACTAAAGAAGAGATGATGGAAGCTGTTCATGTAGCAGCAGCTATAAAAGGGGGCGCGACATTAGTACACGGTGTTCAAATGATGAATAAAGTGAACAAACTAGAGATGTAGCAACTCTAGGTTTTGCCAAAGCAAAACCGTAGAAGTTGCTATCCTAGAAAATCGCGGTAGCGATTTATCTGGGATCTGTATTTTCTCAGAGTTTAGTGCGCAGCAGCATCGCTAGAATTGCTATCCTAGAAAATCGCGGTAGCGATTTATCTGGGATCTGTGTTCCTTGTAAAAACTCCTTTCCTTAATCCCTGATAAGTTGTTCAGACAAATTTCTGGGATGGGAAAGGTGGATTTTACTCGGCAGCGGCAAATATGGAAAGCTTGCGCGGTGCAGATAATGAGAACAAAACTAGGTTGATCCATAAAGACAAATACCTTTCAACCACTCCTGATTGCATCACAGCATTTGCTGCGAGGCAAATCTTCCAGTGCATTCCTCCATCAAAAAAGCTCGTAGGATGCAGGCTTCTTAGGCGAGGAGCTTCTATATCTCGATTTAAAAAAGCTCCTTTCCTAATTATAGGAAAGGTGGGCAAAAAGAGCGGTAGCGAATTTTGGTCGGAAAGCTTGATGCGGTGCTGGAATTTAGGGTAGATTTTGAATTTGTTTCCGCCATAAAAGCACCTTTCCTCAGTTCCTGATAATTTGCGAAGACAAATTTCTGGGATGGGAAAGGTGGATGCGACTCGGTAGCGGTACAGACGGAAATGTTGCGCTGTGCTGGAGTTTAACAGGAATTTTGATTTTGTTTCCATTCAAAAACCCCTACCGACTTATCAATTTTTCCCATAAACCGATATATGTTCCCTTTACACTTGTTAGAAAAACAGAATAGTGACAGTTTTGTTATAAATTCTGACTACTTATGTACAACCATAGCAATACGAATTACGTAATTGTGATAACTAAACAAAAGACACCATAATTCATGGCTGTAAATACTACAAAATCTCTTAAAAATAGAGATGCAGATCTGGCTAATATCAACAAGCAAATGGAAGTGCTTAATGGAGCACCATTTTCTAACGGAGAGTTGCCTTATTTTGCAAAAAAAATCAAAGAAATAGGTCAGTTGCCCATGCGACCTAATAAATTGGAAATTCTTCAAGTAAATGTTGGTTATATGTGTAATCAAGTTTGCGCTCATTGCCATGTGGATGCAGGTCCAGATCGCAAAGAAATCATGACTCGTGACACGATGAGGTTGATTCTTGATGTTGTTAAAAAAAGTGGTGCCCATACATTAGATCTTACTGGTGGAGCCCCAGAGATGAATCCAGATTTTAGATGGTTTGTAGAACAAGCCGCTGAAGCTGGGATCCAAGATTTTATAGTACGTTCTAATTTAACGATTATTAGAGCCAACCCTAAATACCACGACTTACCAGATTTCTTTAAGAAGCATAACATTCATGTGGTGTCTTCCATGCCACACTGGACAAAAGGAAAAACAGATAAGCAACGTGGTGATGGTGTTTTTGATAAGTCCATAAAAGCATTGCAAGAACTCAATGAGCGTGGTTATGGAATGCCGGGTAGTGATTTAAAACTGGACTTGGTTTACAATCCTAATGGTGCTTATTTACCAGGTGATCAAGCAAGTATGGAAAAGGAAATGAAAGCGGCCTTGTCAGCAGATTTTGACATCCATTTTCACAGTCTTTTTGCAATTACCAATCTGCCGATCGCACGTTTCTTAGATTATCTAGTGGCAAGCGAGAATTATGAAGATTACATGTATGCGCTTGTAGAAGCTTATAATCCAGCAGCTGTAGAAAATGTGATGTGTAAAAACACCATTTCTATTTCTTGGGACGGCTGGTTATACGATTGTGATTTCAATCAGATGTTAGACCTTAAAGTAGATAACAAGATCCAGCATATTAAAGATTATAACGAAGATTTATTAAACGATCGTACCATTCAAATCTCACAACACTGTTACGGCTGTACCGCTGGAGCAGGAAGCAGTTGTCAAGGAGTTGTTGCTTAATATATAACCATCAAAAAAGAGGTTTCAAATACCGCCATTCTTCTCTTTGCACAAACTGCAAAGGCCGATGCACTGCATAAACAACTGGCTCATAATAGTGCCGTTATGCAGGTGTTGAATACAAATGCGATGCGAACGGTAAAATCTTCTGGGATTGATTATTTTCATTTTACAGAACAGGAGCAACACGGGGTAGGTTTTGGAGAACGACTTTCTAATTCTTTACAAGACGTTTTTGATAAAGGATATGAGTCGGTGATCTGTCTCGGTAATGACACCCCTTTATTGACACTTTCACTTATTCAAGATGCAGCAGCAGCACTGGAAACCGGTAAAGCTGTAAAAGGAAAGTCACTTGATGGGGGCCTTTATTTGATTGGTTTGCATAAAAAGGTGTTTGATAAAGTTTCTTTCAGAGCATTGCCTTGGCAATCGTCAGGTTTGGCTGTTGCTTTTCATGAATATATTGCTTCGCAAAATCAAAAATTACTCGTTTTAGAATCCCTAGCCGATATAGACACGGAGCAAGATCTGGAAGATTTTCTCGCAGGGAAAGATGCTCGTGATTCGATCATAAGAATGCTTTTAATCGCGCTTTCGCGAAAGCGCAACAATTACAAACACTTAAAAGAATCACTATCTTATGTTCTTTTTTCAAAGCCTTTGAATAAAGGATCACCGCAGGCAGCTTGATCTCGAGCTAAAGCCTTTATTGGCAATTCATTTATTTTTTTAAACCTTTACATGAAGAGAATTACTCTATTCATGCTACTTCTATGCGGTTTTATAGGAGCAGCTCAAATTTCTATTACGGGTAAAATTAGCGATACTGCTGGTGATCCCATTGCTTTTGCAAATATCTCGGAGCGTGGCACTCAAAACGGCACAACTACAGATGCTAATGGTTTTTATAGCTTAACAGTTGCAAATAATGCCGTACTCGTATGTTCTTATATAGGGTACCAAACGGCAATAATTCCTGTTCGAAAGGAAGTAACCATTAACGTGACTCTTGAAGAAGGAGATCAACTAGAAGCTGTAGTAGTCACCGCACTAGGGGTCAAACGTAAAGAGCGAGAGTTAGGATATGCCGTTCAAACGCTAGATGCTGAGCAAATTCAAGAAGTAAAATCAGTCAATCTAATCGATAACCTACAAGGTAAAATTGCGGGAATCACAGTAACTCCTGGCGCAACTGGTGTGGGATCTTCTTCAAAAATTACCATCAGAGGTGAAGCGAGTTTCTCTAATAACAACCCGCTGTTTATTGTGGATGGCACCCCAATAAATAACAATACGGTGTTTAACTTTTCTAATGAAGCAGCTGCTGGTTTTCAAGAAGTCGATTTTGGAAATGGTGCAGGAGAAGTAAATCAAGACGATATTGAAAGTGTTTCTGTTCTTAAAGGCCCAGCCGCCGCGGCCCTTTATGGAACTCGTGCAGCAAACGGGGCGATCATTATAGAAACTAAAAACGCTGGTAGAAACAAAGGAATGGGTATTTCATATAACACGAGTTTCTTTGTGGACAGTGCTTTTAAATTACCAGAATTTCAAAACGAATACGGTCAAGGAAACAGCGGTCAGTTTGAATATGTAGATGGTCTAGGTGGTGGTATCAACGATAACATTACTTATTCTTGGGGTCCACGACTGGATCAAGGGATCTTGATACCGCAATTTGATAGTCCGGTGACTTTACCTGATGGAACCGTGGTGCGTGGTGGCGATACTTCCTTATACAGCGGTTTACCCATTACAGCAACTCCTTTTAATAGCAACCCTGACAACCTTAAGAATTTTTACAATACGGGTTATACAGCGATCAATAATATCGCGATTACAGACGGTTTTGAAAATGGAAACTACCGCTTAAGCTTCACAGATTTGCGCAGTGAAAGCATTATTCCTGGTGTGGATTTGGATCGACAGACGGTTGCTGCAAAATTGAATTTTACACCTAACGATAAAACAAAAGTCAGAGCGAGTATCAACTATGTGAATAGTGCTTCTGGAAACCGTCCATCAAACGGTTATGGAAGTGAAAATGTAAATTATTCACTGGTCGCCTGGGGCCCGCGTTCTTTAAATATCGACAATTTGAGAAATTACTGGCAGCCAGGTTTGGAAGGCGTGCAGCAGTATTCTTTTAATTACACCTTTTTTGATAATCCGTATTTTATTCTACAGGAAAATCGCAATAGTTTTGCTCGTGATCGGTTGTTTGGAAATGTCTCGCTTTCGCGAAAGCTAACGCCAGATCTTACTGCAACGGTGCGAACAGGAATGGATTACAGTAGTGAAAAACGAAGGTTTATACGTAATTTTTCTACCAACAGATTTAGAAATGGAGCCTATGCAGAGCACGATGTATTTTACAGAGAGATCAATACCGACTTCTTGTTGAACTATAAAAAGCAATTGGGTGTGATTAATTTTGACGCCAGTGTAGGAGGAAATCGATTATCGCAAATGGCGTCTACTACACAAGTGCAAACGACCAGTCTCGCGCAACCAGGCATTTTTTCTTTGAATAATGCGGCTAGCCCTATTGAGAGTTTTGGCTTTAGAAGTGAGAAGCGTATCAATAGCTTGTATGCCTTTGCAAAAGCAGGCTATAAAAATTTCCTTTATGTGGATGTAACCGCCAGGAACGACTGGTCTAGTGCACTAGCAACACCTTTTAGTGCCTATAACACCTCATTTTTCTATCCGTCAGTTTCTACCAGTTTTATTTTGAGTAATGTAGTGAATTTACCCAGCGCCATTGACTTTGCTAAGATCAGAGCCAGTTATGCGCAAGTAGGAAATGATACCAGCCCTTACCAAACTCAAGGAACTTTTATTTCACAAACAAATGTGAACTCACAACCTACTTTTAGCAATCAAGACTTTATTCCCAATCAAAATTTAAGACCAGAGCTCACATCGAGTGTGGAGTTGGGATTTGATGTTAGATTTTTAAAACAGCGCCTCAATCTGGACGTTACCTATTACAACTCCTTAACTAAAGATCAGATTCTTTCTTTGCCTATAGGTATCGCTTCAGGCTTTAGTCAGCAAGTAGTCAATGCAGGTACCGTAAGAAACAAAGGTTTTGAAGTAGTCTTAAATGCTATTCCGTTAAGAACAGCTGATTTTGAATGGAGTGCTACGGTCAATTTTGCTACTAACCGAGCCATAGTAGAAGATTTGCCTCAAGAAGACGGAAGATTAACACTAGCTTATTCGAGGGTTTATGACAGTCAAGATCAAACCGTATGGCATCAAGTAGAAGAAGGTGGCCGTATAGGTGATCTTTATGGAACTGGTTATTTACGAAATGAAAATGGAGATTTTGTACTCACAGCAGAAGGACGCTTTATTGCCGATCCTGAATTGAGGAAATTAGGAAACTACCATGCCGATTTCACCATGGGATTCAATAATTCGTTTACTTATAAAAATTGGGATGCCTCTTTCTTATTAGACTGGAGACAAGGCGGAATTATCGTTTCAAGAACATTGGCCCTTGGTGCAGTAGGTGGACAGCTCGCTGAGACAGCTAACAGACCCGATGGAGGAATCGTTGCAAACGGTGTGATCAATACGGGAACTGCAACAAACCCTACTTATGTTCAAAATACTACGGCCGTTAGTGCAGAGAGTTATTACCGACAGTTTTACGACCGCAACCACGAGGAGAACAACGTGTATGATGCGAGTTATTTAAAACTACGTCAGTTCTCAGTAGGTTATAGTTTTGATTTGAATGAAGGGGCGTTGGGACTGTTTACTGATGGAGCACAAATGAGAGTTTCCTTGATAGGTAGAAATCTTTTTGCTTTCAGTGAGA of Nonlabens sp. Ci31 contains these proteins:
- a CDS encoding DUF2064 domain-containing protein; the encoded protein is MRTVKSSGIDYFHFTEQEQHGVGFGERLSNSLQDVFDKGYESVICLGNDTPLLTLSLIQDAAAALETGKAVKGKSLDGGLYLIGLHKKVFDKVSFRALPWQSSGLAVAFHEYIASQNQKLLVLESLADIDTEQDLEDFLAGKDARDSIIRMLLIALSRKRNNYKHLKESLSYVLFSKPLNKGSPQAA
- the arsS gene encoding arsenosugar biosynthesis radical SAM (seleno)protein ArsS (Some members of this family are selenoproteins.), which produces MAVNTTKSLKNRDADLANINKQMEVLNGAPFSNGELPYFAKKIKEIGQLPMRPNKLEILQVNVGYMCNQVCAHCHVDAGPDRKEIMTRDTMRLILDVVKKSGAHTLDLTGGAPEMNPDFRWFVEQAAEAGIQDFIVRSNLTIIRANPKYHDLPDFFKKHNIHVVSSMPHWTKGKTDKQRGDGVFDKSIKALQELNERGYGMPGSDLKLDLVYNPNGAYLPGDQASMEKEMKAALSADFDIHFHSLFAITNLPIARFLDYLVASENYEDYMYALVEAYNPAAVENVMCKNTISISWDGWLYDCDFNQMLDLKVDNKIQHIKDYNEDLLNDRTIQISQHCYGCTAGAGSSCQGVVA
- a CDS encoding SusC/RagA family TonB-linked outer membrane protein; its protein translation is MKRITLFMLLLCGFIGAAQISITGKISDTAGDPIAFANISERGTQNGTTTDANGFYSLTVANNAVLVCSYIGYQTAIIPVRKEVTINVTLEEGDQLEAVVVTALGVKRKERELGYAVQTLDAEQIQEVKSVNLIDNLQGKIAGITVTPGATGVGSSSKITIRGEASFSNNNPLFIVDGTPINNNTVFNFSNEAAAGFQEVDFGNGAGEVNQDDIESVSVLKGPAAAALYGTRAANGAIIIETKNAGRNKGMGISYNTSFFVDSAFKLPEFQNEYGQGNSGQFEYVDGLGGGINDNITYSWGPRLDQGILIPQFDSPVTLPDGTVVRGGDTSLYSGLPITATPFNSNPDNLKNFYNTGYTAINNIAITDGFENGNYRLSFTDLRSESIIPGVDLDRQTVAAKLNFTPNDKTKVRASINYVNSASGNRPSNGYGSENVNYSLVAWGPRSLNIDNLRNYWQPGLEGVQQYSFNYTFFDNPYFILQENRNSFARDRLFGNVSLSRKLTPDLTATVRTGMDYSSEKRRFIRNFSTNRFRNGAYAEHDVFYREINTDFLLNYKKQLGVINFDASVGGNRLSQMASTTQVQTTSLAQPGIFSLNNAASPIESFGFRSEKRINSLYAFAKAGYKNFLYVDVTARNDWSSALATPFSAYNTSFFYPSVSTSFILSNVVNLPSAIDFAKIRASYAQVGNDTSPYQTQGTFISQTNVNSQPTFSNQDFIPNQNLRPELTSSVELGFDVRFLKQRLNLDVTYYNSLTKDQILSLPIGIASGFSQQVVNAGTVRNKGFEVVLNAIPLRTADFEWSATVNFATNRAIVEDLPQEDGRLTLAYSRVYDSQDQTVWHQVEEGGRIGDLYGTGYLRNENGDFVLTAEGRFIADPELRKLGNYHADFTMGFNNSFTYKNWDASFLLDWRQGGIIVSRTLALGAVGGQLAETANRPDGGIVANGVINTGTATNPTYVQNTTAVSAESYYRQFYDRNHEENNVYDASYLKLRQFSVGYSFDLNEGALGLFTDGAQMRVSLIGRNLFAFSEIPHFDPEQLAVQGQGFINGVEDMSYASTRSIGVKAGITF
- a CDS encoding alpha-amylase family glycosyl hydrolase, producing MKKYILGLLALTAVFACKNEEKEEVEVAITKEYSPIQDQDLENAIIYEANIRQYSPEGTFNEFTKDIPQLKELGVKVIWLMPVFPISEKNRKAKGNLLVEDIKDPKEKEKYLGSYYAVADYEKINPDLGTPADLTKLVETAHENGMYVILDWVANHTGWDHAWMEEYPEFYTKDENGKMMHPAGTDWTDTADLNYDNRDLWDAMTYAMSFWVTEYNVDGFRCDVAHEVPTEFWNYATAQLQDQKPLFMLAESEKKDLFTEAFDMGYNWEGHHLMNELAQGKTSLEKWDAYMNRNSKNYEKDDILMNFITNHDENSWNGSVKERMGATAETMLAFSYLIPGMPLIYSGQEYDMDYRLKFFEKDTIPKTKGKTWELMKKLGALKVNNPALNGGKDAASYTRLKTSDDSSVYAIKREKDGATVFYVANLSNEKLSTTVQGLNGRITDALRGGAVNFTEGSSLDFPPYGYRIFTLEK
- a CDS encoding arsenosugar biosynthesis-associated peroxidase-like protein, producing the protein MQKTYYDPKDLKKFGKITEWSEELGTKFFDYYAKVFEEGALSAREKSLMALAVSHAVHCPYCIDAYTGDALKRGITKEEMMEAVHVAAAIKGGATLVHGVQMMNKVNKLEM